ATATAGGATCTAAAAATACTATTTGTGCTGGTGGACGATATGATTTTTTAGTGCAAGAATTAGGTGGAAAAAAAACATCAGCAATAGGATTTGCTATTGGAATTGAACGATTAATTTTATTAATAAAAAAATTAAATATTTTCCCTTATGATATAGAGAAAATTAATATCTATATTATTTTTATTGGCGAAGAAAATAAAACTTATGCTATTAATTTATCAGAAGAAATTAGAAATATTTATCCTAAATTAAAAATATTTATAAATTTTTTAAATATTAGTCTTTCAAAAAAAATAAAACATGCTGTTGAATCATGTGCTCGTATTGTTATTTTAATAGGTGAAAATGAAGTAAAAAAAAATTTCTATTTAGTAAAAGAATTAAAAAATAAAAAAGAATCATATCTTTCCAAAAATGAATTAATATTAAAAATTAAAAATATTTTTAAAAAATAGTTATATAATAAAATTAATTAAAAAATTTTATTATAACTATTAATAATAGGAAAAAAATGTTTAATAAAAAAATTGAATTTAAAAAATATGACCCAGAATTATGGACAGCTATGTATCAAGAAAAAAAAAGGCAAGAAAATCATATTGAATTAATTGCGTCAGAAAATTATGCTAGTAATTATGTTATGTATGCACAAGGTTCTCAATTAACAAATAAGTATGCAGAAGGTTATCCCGGTAAAAGATATTATGGTGGTTGTGAACACATAGATACTATAGAAAAATTGGCTATCAATCGTGCAAAAAAATTATTTAATTCTGATTATGCTAATGTTCAACCTCATTCTGGATCTCAAGCTAATTTTGCTGTTTATGCAGCTCTTTTATCTCCTGGAGATACGATTTTAGGTTTAAATTTATCTCATGGTGGTCATTTAACACATGGTTCTTCTGTAAATTTTTCAGGTAAATTATATAAAGCAATTACTTATGGAGTTGATGATAATGGTATTATTAATTATGAAGAAATTGATAAATTAGCAAAAGAATATCAACCTAAAATGATTATTGGTGGTTTTTCAGCATATTCTGGTATTTGTGATTGGTCTAAAATGCGTTCAATTTCAGATAAAGTAAATGCTTATTTAGTTGTAGATATATCACATATAGCTGGATTAGTTGTTACAAAACTTTATCCTAATCCAATTGAATATGCACATGTTGTAACTAGCACAACACATAAGACATTATCTGGTCCAAGAGGAGGTATTATTCTTGCGAAAAATGGTAGTTCTTTATTTTATAAAAAATTAGATTTATCTGTTTTTCCAGGTAGTCAAGGCGGCCCACTTATGCATGTTATTGCTGGAAAAGCAATTGCTTTCAAAGAAGCTTTAGAACCAAATTTTAAGAAATACCAAAAACAAATTTTAAAAAATGCAAAGATTATGGTTAAAACTTTTTTAGAAAAAGGATATGAAATTGTTTCAGGAAATACTTATAATCATTTGTTTTTAATTAATTTAATGAACAAGAAAATTACGGGTAAAGATGCTGATATTGCTTTAGGTCAAGCAAATATTACTGTAAATAAAAATACAGTTCCAAACGATATAAGAAGCCCTTTTATTACTTCTGGAATACGTATTGGAACCCCTGCAGTTACAAGAAGAGGTTTTAAAGAATTAGAAATGATTAAAGTGACGAACTGGATGATAAGAATTTTAAATGATATTAAAGATACAAAAAATATTTTTAAGATTAAAAAAAAGGTATTAGAACTTTGTTCTGAATATCCAGTTTATATTTAAATTAAAAAAATATATCCATCTTTGTTAATAAAAAATATTATTTTTACTATATAAAAATGTTTTATTCAGGTAATTGAATTTTTATTTTATTAATATTAATTTTATTTCTATTTTTTAAATAAGGGATTACTCCTAATAATGGTGATTTAATATAATTTAACAAAGTTTGGATATAATATGAATTATACTTATTATTTGGAAGAATATTATTAGCTATCCATCCTACACATATTAACTGATCTGAAAGTATAGATTTTTCAGTTAAAATTGCATGATTTATACATCCTAATTTAATTCCTACAACTAAAATAACTCTTAATTTTTCTTCTTTCACCCAATCTGCAAAAGTATATGTATTAGATATAGGTGTATACCATCCACCAGCTCCTTCAATTAAAATCCAATTAGATTTTTTAGATATTTTTTTTAAACCTAAAGATAAATATTCTTTTTTTATTTTTCTTTTTTTAATAATACTTAATATATTAGGGGGTGCATTTTCAATAAATGTAATTGGATTAACTTCTTTATAATGTAAGTAAACGGAGCTATTTTTTTTTAAAATAAAAGCATCTTCGTTAATAAATTTAAATTTACTTTTATAAGTATTAGAGTTAATATTTTTATATTTTTTCATACCAGAAGAAATTGGTTTATAAGCTGCTGTTTGATATCCATAATATTGAGCTTTTTTTAATAAAATACTACTTGTAGTTGTTTTTCCTACATTTGTATCAGTACCAGTAATAAAAAATTTTTTTATCATAATTTATTTTTATTTTTTAAAGAGTATATTTTTTAAATAATATTAATGTATTAATATACAAAATAAATCTTTTATTAATTTTATTTAAATTAGTTTTATTTATTTTATTTTATTGACATAATATATATATTTAAATTTTTAATAAAAATTTTTTATTTTAAAATATTTATTTATTTTTATATTGCAGCATTATAATACTGTTTTTTATTTAATTTAAATAATTTTAAACTATTTTTATTTTTTTCTTTTTGATTTTGTTTGCTATATTCAGGTGATAAGTTTAGTTTTTTAAATAAATTTAAATCGTTTATTTCTTTTGGGTTTTTTGCAGTTAATAATTTACATCCATAAAAAATTGAATTTGCACCAGCCATAAAACACATAGCTTGTGTTTGATCATTCATGTTATTTCTACCTGCTGATAATCTAATGTAAGATTTTGGTAACATAATACGAGTTGCTGCGATAACTCTAATAAAATCAAATGGATCTACATCTATATTATTTTCCATTGGCGTTCCCGGTACCTTTACCAACATATTGATTGGAACACTTTCAGGTTGTATATCTAAATTAGATAACTCCATTAATAATTCCATTCTATCTTGTATTTTTTCGCCTAATCCAATAATTCCTCCAGTACAAATTTTCATCCCAGCGTTTCTAACTATTTTTAAAGTATTTAAACGTTCTTCGTATGTTCTTGTAGTTACAATATTTTTATAAAAATTAGAAGATGTGTCTAAATTATGATTATAAAAATCTAAACCTGCTTTTGATAATTTCTTTGCTTGAATATTATTTATTGTTCCTAAAGTCATACAAGTTTCCATACCCATTTTTTTGATCTCTTTAATAATTTTTTCTAAATATGGTATATCTTTTTCATTAGGATGTTTCCATGCTGCTCCCATGCAAAAACGTGTAGAACCTGATTCTTTTGCATATTTTGCTGATTTTAAAATTTTATCTAATTCTAATAATTTATTTTTTTTTAATTCTGTTTTATATCTTGCGCTTTGCGGGCAATATTTACAGTCTTCTGGACATGCTCCTGTTTTAATAGATAATAATGTACTAATTTGTATTTTATTTGGATTAAAATATTTACGATGTTTTTTTTGAGCCTCAAATATAAGGTCAAAAAATGGTTTATTAAATAATATTTTTGTATTTTTCAAGGTCCATTTTTGTTTCATATAGTCTCCAAAAAAATTATGATTTTATTTACTTAAAAGTTTATAATAAACTATTCAATATTTTATATATAAATTAAAATGAGTCAATCTGATATGTTATTTGATGCTAAACATATTTGGCATCCATATTCTTCTTTAATTAAACCTGTTTCTTGTTATTCTATTATCTCAGCTAAAGGAGTATATTTAAAGTTAAAAAATGGAAAAAAAATAATAGATGGTATGTCTTCATGGTGGTCTACTATACATGGTTATAATAATCCTATATTAAATAAAGCTTTAAAAAAACAAATTAAAAAGATTTCTCATGTTATGTTTGGAGGAATAACACATCCCTCAGCTATTTTGCTTTGTAAAAAATTAATTAAATTAACTCCAAAAAAATTAGAATGTATTTTTCTTTCAGATTCTGGATCAATTGCTATTGAAGTAGCAATTAAAATGTTAATACAATATTGGGAAGCTCTAGGACAAAATAGAACAAAAATATTAACAATTAAAAATGCATATCATGGTGATACCTTTGGAGCTATGTCTATTTCTGATCCAAATAATTCTATGCATAAAATATATAATCATTTTTTACCAAAAAATTTATTTGCAAATGCTCCATGTTCTAATTTTAATGACCATTGGAACTCTAATGATATTATATCATTTAAAAAAATAATAAAAAAAAATATCTTTACAATTGCTGGTGTAATATTAGAACCAATTGTGCAAAGCGTAGGAGGTATGAAATTTTATCATCCTATATTTTTAAAAAAAGTAAAAGAGCTATGTCAAAATTATTCAATTCCATTAGTTTTTGATGAAATAGCAACAGGATTTGGACGAACTGGAAAATTTTTTGCTTTTGAACATGCTAATGTAATTCCTGATATATTATGCTTAGGAAAAGCTATAACTGGTGGTACAATAACACTAGCAGCAACTTTAACTTCAAGACATATTGCTAATACTATTAGCAATAGTAGCACTCGTTGTTTTATGCATGGACCTACGTATATGGCAAATCCATTAGCTTGCTCTGCAGCAAATGCTAATATAAAAATTTTAGAGAAAAATCAATGGCAAGAACAAGTAAGTAATATAGAAAAAGAACTTAACATAAATTTATTACCATTAATTAATCATCCTAGAGTTATTGATGTGCGTGTATTAGGTGCTATTGGTGTAGTAGAATGTTCAAAATTTATTAATTTAGAATTAATACAAAATTTTTTTGTAAAAAACGGTGTTTGGATTAGACCTTTTAGAAAATTAATTTATATTGTACCACCTTATATTATTAGTATAGAAGATTTAAAAAAATTAATTTATATTATTAAAAAGTCTTTAGATCAAAATATATTTTTTATTTAATAAAATATTACTAAATTGGATATGTAATAATCCACAATGGTTCTTTACCTGTGGAATATCTATTTAATTTTTCTAAATTCCCTGTATTTATATCTATTTTATATATGGTAAATTTATTAGATTTTTGACCTGCAACTAATATATATTTATTATATTTATCAATACAAAATGTTCTTGGCTGTATTTCTGTGGGATAATGTTTAATAAGAATAATTTTTCCATTTTTTTTATTAATATTAAATAATGTAATATTATTTAAAATTCGATCAGAAACATATAAAAAATTACCATTTGATGTTATCTGAATATCAGATGACCAATATTTGTTTGTAATAATATGATTTTTTACTATTGATATATTTTGTATATGTTTTACTTGAACTATTTTTTCTTTTATATATATTTTCCATGCATCTATAGTTCCATTGAGTTCATTTATGTTATAAAGAAAATCTTGGTTAGGATGAAAAACAATATGACGTGGACCTGAATTATATTTAGTTTGAATATATTTTTGTTGAGTATTTTTTAATATACCATATTTTGTTAAATAATATAAGTAAATAGTATCTTCTTTTAAAGAAGTAATAAATAATACATTATATTTAGTATTAAACAAAGCAGAATGGCAGCCATTGATATTATGAATAATTTGTATAGGATTTTTAGGATTTCCATTTTGACTCAATGGTATAACACTCATAGAATTATGATGGTATGAACTACAAAATAAGAATTTTTTATCTGGACTAAAAGAAATATAATTTGAACTTCCTGGAATATTTTTTTCTCCTTGTTTGAATAAAGTACCATTTTTTTTAATAGTGTAGATAAGTATTCGATTTTTTGGACGAACACCTACATATAATAAATTTTTACTTTTAATAAAATTTATTGGTTGCACATTTCCATCAACATGAACAGTTTGAATAATTTCCATTTTTCCATCTGGATATAATTTCCATACTTCTATTGTTTGACTTTCTGAATTTGCAATATAAACAATTTGTTTCATATAATTCCTATGATTGAAATTTTAAAATATATAATAAAATTATTTAAAATAAATAATATATTTTATGAAGTTATATTTAATTTTTTTAAAAAATCTAAAATCCATTTTAAACGTAATGAATTATTTTGAAAATTATGAAAAAACTGTAGCTTTTTATCATTTATCATTTTCCATAAAGTTGGTTCTTCTTTAAAAATTGAAATTAAATATTGCATATCAATTAAATTATTTTTATTAAATTTTATTACTCCATTTGATTGATTAGATTTAATATATATGATTCCAATTTTTTTTGCTAATAATTTAATTTTAGCAATTAAGATTAAATTTTCAGATATAGTAGGCAATTTACCAAATTGATTTAATAGTTCTAAATATATTTCTTTTATTTCATTATTATTTTTAGCGTTTTCAATTTTTTCATAAAAAAATAATCGTTGATTAATATCAGAAATATAATTATCTGGAAATAAAGCGGGTACATTTAACTGAATTTCTGATTTTTTAATAA
The Buchnera aphidicola (Protaphis terricola) genome window above contains:
- the glyA gene encoding serine hydroxymethyltransferase, with product MFNKKIEFKKYDPELWTAMYQEKKRQENHIELIASENYASNYVMYAQGSQLTNKYAEGYPGKRYYGGCEHIDTIEKLAINRAKKLFNSDYANVQPHSGSQANFAVYAALLSPGDTILGLNLSHGGHLTHGSSVNFSGKLYKAITYGVDDNGIINYEEIDKLAKEYQPKMIIGGFSAYSGICDWSKMRSISDKVNAYLVVDISHIAGLVVTKLYPNPIEYAHVVTSTTHKTLSGPRGGIILAKNGSSLFYKKLDLSVFPGSQGGPLMHVIAGKAIAFKEALEPNFKKYQKQILKNAKIMVKTFLEKGYEIVSGNTYNHLFLINLMNKKITGKDADIALGQANITVNKNTVPNDIRSPFITSGIRIGTPAVTRRGFKELEMIKVTNWMIRILNDIKDTKNIFKIKKKVLELCSEYPVYI
- the bioD gene encoding dethiobiotin synthase → MIKKFFITGTDTNVGKTTTSSILLKKAQYYGYQTAAYKPISSGMKKYKNINSNTYKSKFKFINEDAFILKKNSSVYLHYKEVNPITFIENAPPNILSIIKKRKIKKEYLSLGLKKISKKSNWILIEGAGGWYTPISNTYTFADWVKEEKLRVILVVGIKLGCINHAILTEKSILSDQLICVGWIANNILPNNKYNSYYIQTLLNYIKSPLLGVIPYLKNRNKININKIKIQLPE
- the bioB gene encoding biotin synthase BioB yields the protein MKQKWTLKNTKILFNKPFFDLIFEAQKKHRKYFNPNKIQISTLLSIKTGACPEDCKYCPQSARYKTELKKNKLLELDKILKSAKYAKESGSTRFCMGAAWKHPNEKDIPYLEKIIKEIKKMGMETCMTLGTINNIQAKKLSKAGLDFYNHNLDTSSNFYKNIVTTRTYEERLNTLKIVRNAGMKICTGGIIGLGEKIQDRMELLMELSNLDIQPESVPINMLVKVPGTPMENNIDVDPFDFIRVIAATRIMLPKSYIRLSAGRNNMNDQTQAMCFMAGANSIFYGCKLLTAKNPKEINDLNLFKKLNLSPEYSKQNQKEKNKNSLKLFKLNKKQYYNAAI
- the bioA gene encoding adenosylmethionine--8-amino-7-oxononanoate transaminase → MSQSDMLFDAKHIWHPYSSLIKPVSCYSIISAKGVYLKLKNGKKIIDGMSSWWSTIHGYNNPILNKALKKQIKKISHVMFGGITHPSAILLCKKLIKLTPKKLECIFLSDSGSIAIEVAIKMLIQYWEALGQNRTKILTIKNAYHGDTFGAMSISDPNNSMHKIYNHFLPKNLFANAPCSNFNDHWNSNDIISFKKIIKKNIFTIAGVILEPIVQSVGGMKFYHPIFLKKVKELCQNYSIPLVFDEIATGFGRTGKFFAFEHANVIPDILCLGKAITGGTITLAATLTSRHIANTISNSSTRCFMHGPTYMANPLACSAANANIKILEKNQWQEQVSNIEKELNINLLPLINHPRVIDVRVLGAIGVVECSKFINLELIQNFFVKNGVWIRPFRKLIYIVPPYIISIEDLKKLIYIIKKSLDQNIFFI
- the pgl gene encoding 6-phosphogluconolactonase gives rise to the protein MKQIVYIANSESQTIEVWKLYPDGKMEIIQTVHVDGNVQPINFIKSKNLLYVGVRPKNRILIYTIKKNGTLFKQGEKNIPGSSNYISFSPDKKFLFCSSYHHNSMSVIPLSQNGNPKNPIQIIHNINGCHSALFNTKYNVLFITSLKEDTIYLYYLTKYGILKNTQQKYIQTKYNSGPRHIVFHPNQDFLYNINELNGTIDAWKIYIKEKIVQVKHIQNISIVKNHIITNKYWSSDIQITSNGNFLYVSDRILNNITLFNINKKNGKIILIKHYPTEIQPRTFCIDKYNKYILVAGQKSNKFTIYKIDINTGNLEKLNRYSTGKEPLWIITYPI